Proteins from a single region of Limibacter armeniacum:
- the bglX gene encoding beta-glucosidase BglX: MNIRRLLTKATLLLIVPATLLVGTAFIKDAPDDDLKWKSYSGDAEIERKVDSLLAIMTIEEKIGQMTQFAGRGAVTGPEIGDEFKEYLQKGMVGSMFNVFGAKGLRQLQEQAMQHSRLKIPILFAADVIHGYKTTFPMPLAESCSWDLELMEKSARIAAVEATSSGISWTFAPMVDIARDPRWGRVMEGAGEDVYLGNEIAKARVKGFQGIKTYKDFADPFTMLACAKHFAAYGAVQAGRDYNTVDISDRTLKDVYLPPFKACIEAGVATFMTAFNEIEGVPATGNKYLFTDILRDQWDFRGMVVTDYTAINEMVEHGFAEDLKEASEKALLAGIDMDMNGAGYVQYLKALLDEGKISEGYINRAAARVLEMKFMLGLFDDPYRYMDEAREKKWVSNKEHYEVARLAAQRSIVLLKNKNNALPLDKAKTAKVALIGPMIKERNSMNGEWAIRGDRSESVTIFEGLTEKYKGSQVKFEYAKGCDLLKKEDKSGFDEALSVAKNADVILFAGGEDFNWSGEAASRTDIKIPEPQQDLLKELKKLNKPIILVLLNGRPMDLSWEDENVDAIVEAWYPGTMGGHAIADILSGDYNPSAKLTITFPRNVGQIPIFYNHKSTGRPLNEEKWSDYKSSYLDVSNTPLYSFGHGLSYTSFEYSNLKLDKETFSKGGEINVSIEVKNTGQFDGEEIVQLYVQDITASITRPVKELKGFEKIMLKKGESKTVSFKIDEEMIQFVNLEKELTVEPGQFKVWIGESSDYTVNQAMFEFK, encoded by the coding sequence ATGAATATCAGAAGATTACTAACCAAGGCAACACTGCTGTTGATTGTGCCGGCTACCTTACTGGTAGGTACCGCGTTTATTAAAGATGCTCCCGATGATGACTTAAAGTGGAAGAGTTATAGCGGTGATGCGGAGATTGAAAGGAAAGTAGATTCCTTGCTTGCGATAATGACCATAGAAGAAAAAATAGGTCAGATGACACAGTTTGCAGGTAGGGGTGCGGTCACCGGACCAGAAATAGGAGATGAGTTCAAGGAATACCTTCAGAAGGGAATGGTAGGGTCAATGTTTAATGTGTTTGGAGCAAAAGGGTTAAGGCAGTTACAGGAACAAGCCATGCAACATTCCCGTTTGAAAATTCCTATCCTTTTCGCGGCAGATGTGATTCATGGTTATAAAACGACGTTTCCAATGCCATTGGCAGAGTCCTGTTCATGGGACTTGGAACTCATGGAGAAGTCTGCCCGAATTGCAGCCGTTGAAGCTACTTCCTCAGGAATCAGCTGGACATTTGCCCCGATGGTGGATATAGCGCGTGACCCTCGTTGGGGACGTGTGATGGAAGGGGCAGGAGAGGATGTCTATCTTGGAAATGAGATTGCCAAGGCAAGGGTCAAAGGATTTCAAGGCATCAAGACTTATAAAGATTTTGCAGATCCGTTCACCATGTTGGCTTGTGCCAAACATTTTGCAGCATATGGAGCTGTTCAAGCGGGACGGGATTATAACACAGTGGATATCTCAGATAGAACTTTAAAAGATGTTTACCTTCCTCCTTTCAAGGCTTGTATAGAGGCAGGTGTGGCAACTTTTATGACAGCATTCAATGAGATTGAAGGTGTACCGGCTACAGGGAATAAATACTTGTTTACGGATATTCTTCGTGACCAATGGGACTTTAGGGGTATGGTTGTGACCGATTATACCGCTATCAATGAGATGGTAGAACATGGCTTTGCAGAAGATTTGAAAGAAGCTTCAGAAAAAGCACTTCTGGCAGGTATTGATATGGATATGAACGGAGCAGGGTATGTACAATACCTGAAAGCACTTCTTGATGAAGGGAAGATCAGTGAAGGGTATATCAACCGAGCAGCTGCCCGTGTACTAGAAATGAAGTTTATGCTAGGGTTATTTGATGACCCTTACCGATATATGGATGAAGCCCGTGAGAAAAAGTGGGTAAGTAACAAGGAACATTATGAGGTTGCTCGCTTAGCGGCACAACGTTCAATAGTACTCCTGAAAAACAAGAACAATGCATTGCCACTGGATAAAGCTAAGACTGCAAAAGTGGCTTTGATTGGGCCAATGATCAAGGAGCGAAATAGTATGAATGGTGAATGGGCAATCAGAGGAGACCGTAGCGAAAGCGTTACCATCTTTGAAGGCTTAACAGAAAAGTACAAAGGTTCACAAGTAAAGTTTGAATATGCCAAAGGCTGCGACCTTCTTAAAAAGGAAGATAAAAGCGGATTTGACGAAGCTTTGAGTGTAGCCAAAAATGCAGATGTGATTTTGTTTGCTGGAGGTGAGGACTTTAACTGGTCAGGAGAGGCGGCAAGCCGGACAGACATTAAGATTCCGGAACCACAACAAGACCTGCTGAAGGAACTGAAAAAGTTGAATAAACCGATCATATTGGTATTGCTGAATGGACGTCCTATGGATTTGTCATGGGAAGATGAGAATGTGGATGCGATCGTGGAGGCTTGGTATCCGGGTACAATGGGAGGACATGCCATTGCTGATATTTTATCTGGGGATTACAATCCATCTGCCAAACTGACCATTACGTTTCCAAGAAATGTTGGTCAGATACCAATATTCTATAACCACAAGAGCACAGGTAGACCACTGAATGAGGAGAAATGGTCTGACTATAAATCATCTTACTTGGATGTATCCAATACCCCACTTTATTCTTTCGGACACGGTTTGAGTTATACAAGCTTCGAATACAGTAACTTGAAGTTGGATAAGGAGACTTTTTCAAAGGGAGGAGAAATCAATGTCAGTATTGAGGTCAAAAATACAGGACAGTTTGACGGGGAAGAGATTGTACAACTTTATGTGCAGGATATAACAGCCTCCATTACACGACCCGTAAAGGAACTGAAAGGGTTTGAGAAAATCATGCTGAAAAAAGGAGAGTCGAAAACAGTGTCTTTTAAAATTGATGAAGAAATGATTCAATTCGTGAATTTGGAAAAAGAGTTGACGGTTGAACCAGGTCAGTTTAAGGTTTGGATAGGAGAAAGTTCAGATTATACAGTCAATCAGGCGATGTTTGAGTTTAAGTAA
- a CDS encoding glycosyl hydrolase 53 family protein: MKMNTYPKLLSLVIPIWLLSFGSLNAQTFYKGVDLSYVNEMEDCGAVFKENGQTKDPYQIFYDYGANLVRVRLWHNPTWTNYSNFADVKKSIQRAKSLNMEVLLDFHYSDEWTDPEKQYIPAAWEYTTTVDQLKQEVYNYTYNTLASLNSEGLMPELVQVGNETNGNVMVKDGVALYPVDFARSATLLNAGIQAVKDAGAQSSITPKTVIHIADPANAAWWFSEATAAGLTGYDIIGLSYYPVWHTSNNVSQTGDIIASLKTTYNKDVMIVETGHPWTNDAVDETATNVMEGSASGYAAPTPEVQKDFLVDLTTEVAESGGIGVIYWEPAWVSTPCSTLWGTGSHWENVTFFDFDNELMESGGIGFLSEDYISSSPTEVQVTFKVNMEGVSTSNGVYVTGDFTGDGSWSIVPMSWESGTVYSYTTTIAVGSTGGYYFLNANDWGSRETVPTECAAMYNSDRAYTIGTSDMTLAYKWGSCEEVIPSEVQVTFKVDMEGVSTSNGVYVTGDFTGDGNWSIVPMSWESGSIYTYTTNLAPGSSGGYYFLNANNWSNRETVPTACATIYNSDREYTIGNSDITYAFVWNSCDTANYRLVLASDLSDSFSSVSVYPNPASTYIQVKGSVTPQHLALYSVAGTLVMEVKDTKKMDISQLNNGLYMLVIDGSIKTRVIKK; encoded by the coding sequence ATGAAAATGAATACCTACCCAAAACTACTGTCCTTAGTGATACCAATATGGTTACTGTCATTTGGTAGCCTAAATGCACAGACATTCTATAAAGGAGTTGACTTATCCTATGTAAATGAAATGGAGGATTGCGGCGCTGTTTTTAAGGAGAATGGTCAAACCAAAGACCCCTATCAGATTTTCTATGATTATGGAGCTAATTTGGTGAGGGTAAGGCTTTGGCATAATCCAACCTGGACGAACTATTCTAACTTTGCGGATGTAAAAAAGAGTATCCAGAGAGCCAAATCTCTAAACATGGAAGTATTACTGGACTTTCATTACTCTGATGAATGGACCGACCCAGAGAAGCAATACATTCCTGCTGCATGGGAATATACCACTACAGTCGATCAGCTGAAGCAAGAAGTGTATAACTATACTTACAATACGCTTGCCTCCCTAAATTCGGAAGGGTTGATGCCGGAGCTGGTTCAGGTGGGCAACGAAACCAATGGCAATGTTATGGTAAAGGATGGGGTAGCCTTATACCCTGTTGATTTTGCTCGTTCAGCTACATTACTGAACGCAGGTATTCAGGCTGTAAAGGATGCAGGAGCGCAATCATCTATTACCCCAAAAACAGTAATTCATATCGCAGACCCTGCAAATGCTGCATGGTGGTTTTCGGAAGCAACAGCAGCGGGGTTAACTGGATATGATATTATTGGGTTGTCCTATTACCCCGTTTGGCATACTTCCAATAATGTAAGCCAGACAGGAGACATTATTGCCAGTCTGAAGACTACTTATAACAAGGATGTCATGATTGTGGAAACGGGACATCCTTGGACCAATGATGCTGTCGATGAAACAGCTACCAATGTGATGGAAGGATCTGCATCGGGGTATGCTGCCCCAACTCCTGAGGTGCAGAAAGATTTTCTGGTTGACCTTACGACAGAAGTAGCAGAAAGTGGTGGAATAGGCGTGATCTACTGGGAGCCAGCTTGGGTCTCGACACCATGTTCAACACTTTGGGGAACAGGTTCACATTGGGAAAATGTAACATTCTTTGATTTTGACAATGAATTGATGGAATCGGGAGGAATTGGTTTCCTTTCAGAAGATTATATTTCCAGTAGTCCTACGGAGGTGCAGGTGACCTTCAAGGTAAATATGGAAGGTGTTAGTACCAGTAACGGCGTATATGTGACAGGAGACTTTACGGGAGATGGCAGTTGGTCCATTGTACCGATGTCATGGGAAAGCGGAACAGTTTATTCCTATACTACCACGATCGCTGTTGGGAGTACTGGCGGTTATTATTTCTTAAATGCGAATGATTGGGGCAGCAGGGAAACAGTGCCGACGGAATGTGCTGCAATGTACAATTCAGACAGAGCGTATACGATAGGGACCTCAGACATGACATTGGCTTACAAGTGGGGAAGCTGTGAAGAGGTTATTCCCTCAGAGGTACAGGTGACCTTCAAGGTAGATATGGAAGGTGTTAGTACCAGTAACGGCGTATATGTGACAGGAGACTTTACGGGAGATGGCAATTGGTCCATTGTACCGATGTCATGGGAGAGTGGCAGCATTTATACTTACACTACGAATTTGGCTCCTGGTAGTAGTGGGGGTTATTACTTTTTGAATGCCAATAATTGGAGCAATAGAGAGACGGTACCTACGGCATGTGCAACGATATATAACTCCGATAGGGAATATACAATTGGTAATTCAGATATAACTTACGCTTTTGTATGGAATAGTTGTGATACTGCCAATTACAGATTGGTGTTAGCAAGTGACCTTTCCGATTCCTTCAGCAGCGTGAGTGTGTACCCCAATCCAGCAAGTACATATATTCAAGTAAAGGGATCAGTAACTCCTCAGCACTTGGCTTTATACAGTGTTGCAGGGACATTGGTGATGGAGGTAAAGGATACAAAGAAGATGGATATTTCTCAATTGAATAATGGGTTATACATGCTGGTGATTGATGGCAGTATTAAAACTCGAGTGATAAAAAAGTAA
- a CDS encoding cytochrome-c peroxidase has translation MKTTIKNIREIGLLSTVLLFSAFVWFSCNKENTEKGYTVEKLREIYSDEPSNWPAPNVDADIDWKEIAPVPPSPYKGVDSLQPLIELGKVLFFDPRLSSSGQISCSSCHDPQLSWSNGRTVGVGHDHQLGQRNTPSLFYSWATTPLFWDGRAGTLEQQALEPVANPLEMHQGLHLLPAKIEKIKGYQPYFEKAFGDEVVTVDRIASALAYFQRTLEGRESKLDKFLKGDKEALSDDALKGLHLFRTKARCINCHNGPFLTDNKFHNLGLHYYGRKYEDLGRYLVTKDTADVGRFKTPTLREVMRTGPWMHNGLFPSMDGIMNMYDHGMARPKPRPEFEDDPLFPKTSDILKPLGLTPQEKKELIAFLESMTTHIYRMPRPEMPSAEGNNVAQQ, from the coding sequence ATGAAAACAACTATCAAAAATATAAGGGAAATCGGCTTGCTCAGTACAGTGTTGCTATTTTCTGCATTTGTATGGTTTAGCTGCAATAAGGAAAACACCGAAAAGGGATATACTGTAGAAAAGTTAAGAGAGATATACAGTGATGAGCCAAGTAACTGGCCTGCACCAAATGTAGATGCTGATATTGACTGGAAGGAAATTGCTCCAGTACCTCCTTCACCATACAAAGGTGTAGATTCTCTGCAACCACTAATTGAGTTGGGGAAAGTCCTGTTTTTTGACCCCAGACTCTCTTCTTCCGGACAGATTTCCTGTTCCTCTTGCCATGATCCTCAACTCTCATGGAGTAATGGAAGAACGGTAGGGGTAGGGCACGATCACCAGTTGGGACAACGGAATACACCAAGCCTGTTTTACAGTTGGGCAACGACTCCACTGTTTTGGGACGGACGTGCAGGTACATTGGAGCAGCAAGCACTAGAACCTGTAGCCAATCCGTTAGAGATGCATCAGGGATTACACTTGTTACCGGCAAAAATTGAAAAAATTAAAGGTTACCAGCCTTATTTTGAAAAGGCTTTCGGAGATGAGGTGGTAACTGTTGACCGGATTGCATCAGCTTTGGCTTATTTCCAGCGAACATTGGAAGGCAGGGAAAGTAAACTGGATAAATTCCTGAAAGGGGATAAGGAAGCACTCAGTGATGATGCTTTGAAAGGATTGCACCTGTTCCGTACCAAGGCAAGATGTATCAATTGCCATAATGGTCCTTTCCTGACAGACAATAAGTTTCATAACCTTGGACTGCATTACTATGGCAGAAAGTACGAGGACTTGGGACGTTACTTGGTGACTAAGGACACTGCTGATGTGGGCAGGTTCAAGACACCAACCCTTCGTGAAGTGATGCGAACTGGACCTTGGATGCATAATGGATTATTCCCAAGCATGGATGGGATTATGAACATGTATGATCACGGGATGGCAAGACCAAAACCGAGACCAGAGTTTGAGGACGACCCTTTATTTCCAAAAACATCGGATATCTTAAAGCCATTGGGATTGACTCCACAGGAAAAGAAAGAACTGATAGCCTTTTTGGAATCCATGACTACTCATATTTACAGAATGCCACGTCCTGAAATGCCTTCAGCTGAAGGGAATAATGTGGCTCAGCAATAA
- a CDS encoding DUF6850 family outer membrane beta-barrel protein has translation MMKYLSYTVLFSSLLLLFGFPSKGQTGSDSLKVDILSLPFQTAWKEISAQPFRPYLIQQQFGRSYVGFSNETGEFRNNQQQERSKNLQLFSEGLRALRGYWLEGGFSYQKVENDSLGWLLTREASSNPYNWGNIKKGNWSNDQLDIHVNVVRPVMNEKLVLGLGLQYQLQQMARSNDPRPEIDFSELEAQLQVGYQIHPNHLLSASARLGFNTENGSYRFYNDNNDSYGATEYRVHTLFGLGSYDLIDYKRYRARTNTLGAGLQWHFNNKVWEVNNELAWKQASSTFKRLKTEEQVLIKDPVGDYTLSTTENRLYMRKLEGSWQQQWVSLTTIEKGKDWNYILGGVNYFYDAFEQKITYLISQPIKRISLEGQLAFRDQSKKDYNASHQYSFSNLLVGVKGEKAFEVQSITYRLRVGADYRHNLTQSIQVLASQENIVTQSVVYPEFQYNTASYIAPEAAVSAEKAFDRFRLQGRVTYQSTVPLNVISIPNSLFEPTGKRDLISFKLTFLH, from the coding sequence ATGATGAAGTACCTGTCTTATACCGTTCTATTCAGCAGTCTTTTGTTATTGTTTGGTTTTCCTTCAAAAGGACAAACCGGCTCAGATAGCCTTAAGGTGGATATATTGTCTCTACCTTTTCAAACCGCTTGGAAGGAAATTTCTGCACAGCCATTTCGTCCGTACTTGATTCAACAGCAGTTTGGGAGAAGTTATGTCGGTTTTTCAAATGAAACAGGTGAATTCCGAAACAACCAACAGCAGGAGAGGAGCAAAAACCTTCAGCTTTTTTCCGAAGGACTGAGAGCGTTACGTGGCTATTGGTTAGAAGGAGGTTTTAGTTACCAAAAAGTTGAAAACGATAGTTTGGGTTGGTTACTGACAAGGGAGGCTTCCTCAAACCCTTACAATTGGGGAAATATCAAGAAAGGAAACTGGAGTAATGATCAGCTGGATATCCATGTGAATGTGGTCCGTCCGGTAATGAATGAGAAGCTGGTATTGGGACTAGGGTTGCAATATCAACTACAGCAAATGGCTCGATCAAATGATCCACGACCTGAGATAGATTTTTCGGAATTAGAAGCCCAGTTGCAGGTAGGTTATCAAATTCACCCAAACCATTTGTTAAGCGCAAGTGCTCGTTTGGGGTTTAATACAGAGAATGGAAGTTATCGTTTTTACAATGATAACAATGACAGCTACGGCGCTACTGAATACAGGGTGCATACGCTATTTGGCTTAGGAAGCTATGATTTGATTGACTATAAAAGGTACAGGGCTAGGACCAATACCCTTGGGGCAGGGTTGCAATGGCATTTCAACAACAAGGTTTGGGAAGTCAATAATGAGCTGGCATGGAAACAAGCATCCTCTACTTTCAAAAGGTTAAAGACAGAGGAGCAAGTTTTGATAAAAGATCCTGTAGGAGATTATACACTTTCTACAACCGAAAACAGACTTTACATGCGTAAGCTGGAAGGAAGCTGGCAGCAGCAATGGGTCTCCTTAACGACAATTGAGAAAGGAAAAGACTGGAACTACATTCTTGGGGGAGTCAATTATTTCTATGATGCGTTTGAGCAGAAAATCACTTACCTGATCAGCCAACCAATTAAAAGAATAAGCTTGGAAGGTCAATTGGCTTTCAGAGACCAATCGAAGAAAGACTACAATGCCTCTCACCAGTACAGCTTTTCAAATTTGCTTGTTGGCGTGAAAGGCGAAAAAGCTTTTGAAGTTCAGTCGATTACTTATCGACTACGTGTAGGCGCTGATTACAGACATAACCTGACGCAATCCATTCAAGTGTTAGCCTCTCAGGAGAATATTGTGACACAATCGGTTGTCTATCCTGAGTTCCAATACAATACTGCCAGTTATATAGCACCTGAGGCAGCTGTTTCAGCAGAAAAAGCCTTTGACCGTTTCAGGCTGCAAGGGAGAGTTACTTATCAAAGCACTGTTCCACTCAATGTGATTTCAATTCCAAACAGTCTCTTTGAACCAACAGGGAAGCGTGATCTTATCTCATTTAAGCTGACCTTCCTGCATTAA
- a CDS encoding DUF4876 domain-containing protein codes for MKKLIVPFIGLLLFLTACQEDEVVLPVDLTVKVITDENYGSLPMGEVSVKIINTTSSQSYSGVSDTEGTITFEALPAGTYQVSATRTLDKVAFEALFGYPSESDEVIFNASESALQVINGIDSATLVMESGKVGDLLIKQIYYAGSNTKEGASFRDQFIEIYNNSNKTIYADGLYIMGAYGKLNTKDSGYDQANGQYDWSQSIGMNAEGDPNTDYFYSKWLYQVPGSGKDYPLEPGESFIIAQNAMNHKAPFVENDGDTVTVQNPDLTVDLSGAEFEVYLGNDLETPYVSDLDNPSVPNLIVHHIYGKDFILDNLGRDSYLIFRAENGISGLSSYPAPNTREVTSSSKLYIQIPKSYIIDGVETQRSPDSILPPKLTTDVDATYTYAPNGGFSSQSVIRKTVSSLGEGGRRVLQDTNNSAEDFTFLEMATPKGFAD; via the coding sequence ATGAAAAAGCTAATTGTACCATTTATTGGGTTGCTACTTTTTTTGACTGCTTGTCAGGAAGATGAGGTCGTGCTGCCTGTTGACCTTACAGTTAAGGTAATAACAGATGAAAATTATGGTAGCTTGCCTATGGGAGAAGTAAGTGTAAAGATTATCAATACTACTTCTTCTCAATCTTATTCTGGTGTAAGTGATACAGAAGGCACAATCACTTTTGAAGCTTTGCCTGCTGGAACATATCAGGTTTCTGCAACAAGGACTTTGGATAAAGTAGCCTTTGAAGCTCTTTTTGGTTACCCTTCAGAAAGTGATGAAGTGATCTTCAATGCATCAGAGTCTGCTTTACAGGTAATCAACGGTATTGACTCAGCTACTTTGGTAATGGAATCAGGTAAAGTAGGTGACCTGTTGATCAAACAGATTTACTATGCTGGCTCAAACACCAAAGAAGGAGCGAGTTTCCGTGATCAGTTTATTGAGATTTACAATAACTCCAACAAGACTATCTATGCTGATGGACTTTATATCATGGGAGCATATGGTAAGCTAAATACAAAGGATTCAGGCTATGATCAAGCAAACGGACAATATGACTGGAGTCAGTCAATTGGGATGAATGCAGAGGGTGATCCTAACACGGATTATTTCTATTCCAAATGGCTTTACCAAGTGCCAGGAAGTGGTAAGGATTATCCGTTGGAGCCAGGAGAAAGCTTTATTATAGCTCAAAATGCGATGAACCATAAGGCTCCATTTGTTGAAAATGATGGCGATACTGTAACGGTACAAAACCCTGATCTTACAGTAGACCTGAGTGGTGCTGAGTTTGAAGTTTATCTAGGTAATGATTTGGAAACTCCTTATGTATCTGATCTTGATAACCCAAGTGTGCCTAATTTGATTGTACACCATATTTATGGTAAAGATTTTATCCTTGACAATTTGGGAAGAGACAGTTACCTGATTTTTAGAGCCGAAAATGGGATCAGTGGTTTAAGCAGCTATCCGGCACCTAATACACGTGAGGTAACATCTAGTTCTAAACTTTATATCCAGATCCCTAAGTCTTATATCATTGATGGAGTAGAGACTCAAAGAAGTCCTGACAGTATATTGCCTCCTAAACTGACAACAGATGTGGATGCCACCTATACATATGCTCCTAATGGAGGTTTTTCATCACAGTCTGTTATTCGTAAGACAGTTTCTAGTTTAGGAGAAGGTGGTAGACGAGTACTACAGGATACAAATAACTCAGCGGAAGACTTTACATTCCTTGAAATGGCAACACCAAAAGGTTTTGCGGACTAA